A DNA window from Vigna angularis cultivar LongXiaoDou No.4 chromosome 1, ASM1680809v1, whole genome shotgun sequence contains the following coding sequences:
- the LOC108322954 gene encoding uncharacterized protein LOC108322954 → MDGGEDQFYDTREELCSVSDGGSDCSESDESSSGNYGHVTRHKVWAKDLGSVKQRRQNFLRWMGLESDLNYSTKGVEFQDQPCGIDRITATSGAVLRTSLAVEEGLPSTSNQIVLDSLSGEASGSRENRENSACMIRNLDDGTQYIVDKLGQDGTLSTLRVLGSNQLISLEEFQRNTGPSSMVRRHLQRDAENTRLLGVGKRKMKRGWLKKLDSIACFVNNHGLDETKCKDCDSVDGSGIQRVRVHSYRKRFKELSSLYTEQEFKAHKGVILTMKFSLDGKYLASGGEDGMVRVWKVVEDERSSELDIVDNDPSNIYFKINNFSCIAPLGVDKEKLVKTEKLRRSPEATCVIMPPRTFRISAKPLHEFQGHSGDILDLAWSKRGFLLSSSVDKTVRLWHVGIDRCLRVFPHNNYVTCVNFNPINDNFFISGSIDGKVRIWEVVHSRVSDYIDIREIVTAVCFRPDGKGTIVGTMAGNCRFYDIQDKHLQLDAQLCLRGKKKTSGKRITGFQFSPTDPSKLLVASADSHVCILSGDDIIYKFKGLRSAGQMNASFTTDGKHIISVSEDSNVCIWNYNGHDRSNSKAKKIWSSESFLSHNAAIAVPWCGIESIPGTLLSPSLGGDANQKCSLPSPDCFFLSRGFLSEWIPKVSATWPEETLVDSCQTQTVVSPTMCKSEYKFLRSACKGMSNSHLWGQVIVTAGWDGYIRVYQNYGLPVRG, encoded by the exons ATGGATGGGGGAGAGGATCAGTTTTATGATACTCGTGAGGAATTGTGCTCTGTCTCTGATGGGGGTTCGGATTGTTCAGAGTCAGATGAATCTAGTTCTGGTAATTACGGACATGTTACTAGGCACAAGGTTTGGGCAAAGGACCTTGGAAGTGTTAAGCAGAGACGCCAGAATTTCTTGAGATGGATGGGTTTGGAGTCTGATTTGAATTATTCAACGAAGGGAGTGGAGTTTCAAGATCAACCTTGTGGAATTGACCGAATCACTGCTACAAGTGGGGCGGTTTTGAGGACTTCTCTTGCTGTTGAGGAGGGTCTTCCCTCTACCTCAAACCAGATTGTGTTGGATTCCTTGTCTGGTGAGGCTTCGGGTTCCCGAGAAAATCGCGAGAATTCGGCGTGTATGATAAGGAATTTGGATGATGGAACACAGTATATCGTGGATAAGCTGGGTCAGGATGGAACTCTTAGTACACTGCGTGTTTTGGGTTCGAACCAATTGATTAGCTTGGAGGAGTTTCAGAGAAATACTGGGCCTTCATCGATGGTTCGCAGACATTTGCAGAGAGATGCTGAAAACACAAGGTTGTTAggagttggaaaaagaaaaatgaagagggGTTGGCTAAAGAAACTGGATTCTATTGCTTGTTTTGTTAATAATCACGGGCTTGATGAAACTAAGTGCAAAGACTGTGATTCAGTGGATGGAAGTGGGATACAAAGAGTTCGAGTTCATTCTTATAGGAAGCGGTTTAAGGAGCTTTCCTCCCTTTACACGGAACAGGAGTTTAAAGCACATAAGGGTGTTATTTTGACAATGAAATTCAGCCTTGATGGAAAGTATCTGGCTAGTGGTGGTGAAGATGGCATGGTACGTGTGTGGAAGGTGGTTGAGGATGAGAGATCAAGTGAACTGGACATTGTGGACAATGATccatcaaatatatatttcaaaataaataatttttcatgtattgCTCCCCTTGGTgtagataaagaaaaattagtCAAAACGGAGAAGTTGAGAAGATCCCCTGAAGCAACCTGTGTGATTATGCCACCAAGGACCTTCCGTATATCGGCAAAACCTTTGCACGAATTCCAAGGTCACAGTGGTGACATTTTGGACCTTGCTTGGTCCAAAAGAGGG TTTCTACTGTCATCCTCTGTTGATAAGACAGTGCGCCTATGGCATGTGGGAATTGATAGATGTCTTAGAGTTTTTCCACACAATAATTATG TGACATGCGTcaatttcaaccccatcaatgataattttttcatcaGTGGCTCAATTGATGGAAAAGTGCGCATCTGGGAAGTTGTTCACAGTAGGGTTAGTGATTACATTGATATCAGAGAGATAGTCACAGCCGTGTGCTTCCGCCCTGATGGAAAG GGCACAATTGTGGGTACCATGGCAGGCAATTGCCGTTTCTACGATATCCAAG ATAAACATCTGCAATTGGATGCTCAGTTGTGTTTACGAGGAAAGAAGAAGACATCAGGGAAAAGGATCACTGGCTTTCAG TTTTCACCTACTGACCCAAGCAAATTATTGGTTGCGTCTGCTGATTCACATGTCTGTATACTTTCTGGAGATGACATAATCTACAAATTCAAGG GCTTAAGAAGTGCAGGTCAGATGAATGCTTCCTTCACCACTGATGGGAAACATATCATCTCCGTAAGTGAGGATTCGAATGTATGTATCTGGAATTACAATGGCCATGATAGGAGTAATTccaaagcaaagaaaatttggtCTTCAGAGAGTTTTCTCTCCCACAACGCAGCAATCGCTGTTCCTTGGTGTGGCATTGAGTCAATCCCAGGAACACTCTTATCGCCATCACTAGGAGGGGATGCAAATCAGAAGTGTTCTCTGCCTTCGCCGGATTGTTTCTTCTTGAGTCGGGGATTTCTGTCAGAGTGGATCCCAAAGGTTTCTGCAACTTGGCCTGAGGAGACACTTGTGGACTCATGTCAAACACAAACTGTGGTTTCTCCTACAATGTGTAAATCAGAGTACAAGTTCTTGAGAAGTGCTTGCAAGGGAATGTCTAATTCCCACTTGTGGGGCCAAGTAATTGTGACAGCAGGATGGGATGGATACATAAGAGTGTACCAGAATTATGGATTACCTGTTCGTGGCTGA
- the LOC108322915 gene encoding probable methyltransferase PMT18: MGKDGSPKPHTPFETRRNRLTWILGVSGLCILSYVMGAWRNTPTPNSQSDIYSKVDCNVGSSSPGIASSAVQSSTTNLEFESHHQIDIANSGGTQDIPPCDISLSEYTPCQDRDRGRRFDRNMLKYRERHCPSKEEQLFCLIPAPPKYKPPFKWPQSRDYAWYDNIPHKELSIEKAIQNWIQVEGDRFRFPGGGTMFPRGADAYIDDINELIPLTTGTIRTAIDTGCGVASWGAYLLKRDIIAMSFAPRDTHEAQVQFALERGVPAMIGVMASQRTPYPARAFDMAHCSRCLIPWQKYDGLYLIEVDRILRPGGYWILSGPPIRWKTYWRGWERTQEDLKQEQDSIEEVAKRICWTKVVEKDDLSIWQKPKNHVGCKQTKQVYKTPHICQSDNADTAWYQDLEKCITPLPEVSSSDKIAGGALEKWPKRAFAVPPRISSGSIPNIDEEKFQKDNELWRERIAHYKHLVPLHQGKYRNVMDMNAYLGGFAAALMKYPVWVMNVVPSNSDHDTLGAIYERGFIGTYQDWCEGFSTYPRTYDLIHAANVFGIYQDRCNITLILLEMDRILRPEGTAIFRETVELLVKIKTITDSMRWKSNIMDHESGPFNPEKILVAEKTYWTAEVKDKPV, translated from the exons ATGGGGAAGGATGGATCACCAAAACCTCATACTCCGTTTGAAACAAGGAGAAACCGTTTGACATGGATTTTAGGGGTGAGTGGACTGTGCATTTTATCATATGTAATGGGTGCATGGAGGAACACTCCAACACCCAATAGCCAATCTGATATCTACTCCAAAGTAGACTGCAATGTTGGGTCAAGTTCACCAGGCATTGCATCTTCAGCAGTTCAATCATCAACAACAAACTTAGAATTTGAAAGTCATCATCAAATTGATATAGCAAATTCTGGAGGGACACAAGATATCCCACCATGTGACATATCACTCAGTGAGTACACTCCGTGTCAAGATCGAGATAGGGGTCGAAGATTTGACCGTAATATGTTGAAGTATAGGGAGAGGCATTGCCCCAGCAAAGAGGAACAATTATTTTGTCTTATACCAGCTCCACCAAAGTATAAGCCACCTTTCAAATGGCCTCAAAGCAGAGATTATGCTTGGTATGACAATATTCCACACAAAGAGCTCAGCATTGAGAAAGCCATTCAAAACTGGATTCAAGTTGAAGGTGACAGATTCAGATTCCCTGGAGGAGGTACCATGTTTCCACGTGGAGCTGATGCATACATTGATGACATTAATGAGCTTATTCCACTCACCACCGGTACTATCAGAACTGCAATTGATACCGGGTGTGGT GTTGCAAGTTGGGGTGCTTATCTTTTGAAAAGGGACATCATAGCTATGTCCTTTGCACCAAGGGATACACATGAAGCTCAGGTCCAGTTTGCATTGGAAAGAGGAGTTCCAGCAATGATAGGTGTCATGGCTTCACAGAGAACTCCATACCCGGCAAGGGCGTTCGATATGGCTCATTGTTCTCGTTGCTTGATCCCTTGGCAAAAATATG ATGGTTTGTACTTGATCGAAGTGGATAGAATTCTGAGGCCTGGTGGCTATTGGATTCTCTCTGGGCCACCTATTCGATGGAAGACCTACTGGAGAGGGTGGGAGAGGACCCAAGAGGATTTGAAGCAGGAACAAGACTCCATTGAGGAAGTGGCAAAACGCATATGCTGGACCAAAGTGGTTGAGAAGGATGACTTATCCATTTGGCAAAAGCCTAAAAACCACGTCGGATGTAAACAAACCAAACAGGTTTATAAAACACCACATATATGCCAATCCGACAATGCTGACACGGCTTG GTACCAAGATTTGGAGAAATGCATAACTCCATTGCCAGAAGTTAGCAGCTCAGACAAAATAGCTGGTGGGGCACTAGAAAAATGGCCTAAGCGTGCATTTGCCGTCCCTCCTCGAATTAGCAGTGGTTCAATCCCGAACATCGATGAGGAGAAATTTCAAAAGGACAACGAATTGTGGAGGGAAAGAATAGCACATTACAAGCATCTGGTTCCTCTTCACCAAGGAAAATATAGAAACGTGATGGACATGAATGCTTATCTTGGTGGGTTTGCAGCAGCCTTAATGAAATATCCAGTGTGGGTTATGAATGTTGTTCCCTCAAATTCAGACCATGACACACTCGGTGCAATTTATGAACGAGGTTTTATTGGAACTTACCAAGATTGGTGCGAAGGATTCTCAACTTATCCAAGAACGTATGATCTCATCCATGCTGCTAATGTTTTTGGCATATATCAGGACAG GTGCAACATTACTCTTATATTACTGGAGATGGATAGAATTTTGAGGCCTGAAGGTACTGCTATATTCAGAGAGACAGTGGAGCTTCTGGTGAAGATTAAAACCATTACTGATTCAATGAGATGGAAAAGCAATATAATGGATCATGAAAGCGGACCCTTCAACCCTGAAAAGATTCTTGTTGCTGAAAAAACTTACTGGACTGCAGAAGTTAAAGACAAACCAGTCTAG
- the LOC108322937 gene encoding serine/threonine-protein kinase STY13 isoform X2 encodes MLEGGAKFPGIIDLNKNNNNYYDFSQGFYHKLGEGTNMSIDSVGSLQTSNGGGSVAMSIDNSSVGSNDSHTRMLDHQGLRRRANDNYSVAHSANRRGRVTHALSDDALAQALMDNSSPTEGLDNFDEWTIDLRKLNMGEPFAQGAFGKLYRGTYNGEDVAIKILERPENDPAKAQLMEQQFQQEVMMLATLKHPNIVRFIGACRKPMVWCIVTEYAKGGSVRQFLMKRQKRSVPLKLAVKQALDVAKGMAYVHGLGLIHRDLKSDNLLIFGDKSIKIADFGVARIEVQTEGMTPETGTYRWMAPEMIQHRPYTQKVDVYSFGIVLWELITGMLPFQNMTAVQAAFAVVNKNVRPIIPNDCLPVLRDIMTRCWDPNPDVRPPFAEVVGMLENAETEILTTVRKARFRCCITQPMTAD; translated from the exons ATGTTGGAAGGCGGTGCGAAATTCCCGGGAATAATAGAtctcaacaaaaataataacaattactATGATTTCTCTCAGGGCTTCTACCATAAGCTAGGGGAGGGTACCAATATGTCAATTGACAGTGTTGGGAGCTTACAGACAAGTAATGGTGGCGGATCTGTTGCGATGTCAATTGATAATAGCAGTGTTGGGTCCAATGATTCCCATACTCGCATGTTGGACCACCAAGGGTTGCGGAGGCGTGCCAATGACAACTACTCTGTTGCACATAGTGCCAATCGTCGCGGAAGAGTTACCCATGCTTTGAGCGATGATGCTTTAGCTCAAGCTCTAATGGACAACAGCTCTCCTACTGAAGGGCTTGATAATTTTGATGAGTGGACAATTGATTTGAGGAAACTCAATATGGGTGAGCCTTTTGCACAAGGAGCCTTTGGGAAACTCTACAGAGGTACTTACAATGGTGAAGATGTTGCTATTAAAATATTGGAGAGGCCGGAAAATGATCCAGCAAAGGCTCAATTGATGGAACAGCAATTCCAGCAGGAGGTCATGATGTTGGCTACCCTAAAGCATCCTAACATAGTTCGATTCATTGGCGCATGCCGTAAGCCAATGGTGTGGTGCATTGTGACCGAGTATGCTAAGGGTGGTTCAGTTCGACAATTTTTAATGAAGCGGCAAAAGCGATCAGTTCCCCTCAAATTGGCTGTCAAGCAAGCTTTGGATGTTGCAAAGGGGATGGCTTATGTTCATGGCCTTGGGTTGATCCACAGGGACTTGAAATCTGATAATCTTTTGATTTTTGGTGACAAGTCAATTAAAATTGCTGACTTTGGAGTTGCCAGAATTGAGGTTCAAACTGAAGGAATGACACCTGAGACTGGAACATACCGTTGGATGGCTCC GGAGATGATCCAGCACAGGCCATACACACAAAAGGTGGATGTATATAGCTTCGGAATTGTTCTATGGGAACTCATCACCGGTATGCTTCCATTTCAGAACATGACAGCAGTGCAGGCAGCATTTGCAGTTGTCAACAAAAATGTTCGTCCGATCATACCCAATGATTGCCTACCTGTTCTCCGTGACATCATGACAAGATGCTGGGATCCCAACCCTGATGTGAGGCCACCATTTGCTGAAGTTGTGGGAATGCTCGAGAATGCAGAGACTGAGATCTTGACAACAGTTCGGAAGGCCCGGTTCAGGTGTTGCATCACTCAACCAATGACTGCTGACTGA
- the LOC108322937 gene encoding serine/threonine-protein kinase STY13 isoform X1: MLEGGAKFPGIIDLNKNNNNYYDFSQGFYHKLGEGTNMSIDSVGSLQTSNGGGSVAMSIDNSSVGSNDSHTRMLDHQGLRRRANDNYSVAHSANRRGRVTHALSDDALAQALMDNSSPTEGLDNFDEWTIDLRKLNMGEPFAQGAFGKLYRGTYNGEDVAIKILERPENDPAKAQLMEQQFQQEVMMLATLKHPNIVRFIGACRKPMVWCIVTEYAKGGSVRQFLMKRQKRSVPLKLAVKQALDVAKGMAYVHGLGLIHRDLKSDNLLIFGDKSIKIADFGVARIEVQTEGMTPETGTYRWMAPWSCLDGSQSLHDEEMIQHRPYTQKVDVYSFGIVLWELITGMLPFQNMTAVQAAFAVVNKNVRPIIPNDCLPVLRDIMTRCWDPNPDVRPPFAEVVGMLENAETEILTTVRKARFRCCITQPMTAD, from the exons ATGTTGGAAGGCGGTGCGAAATTCCCGGGAATAATAGAtctcaacaaaaataataacaattactATGATTTCTCTCAGGGCTTCTACCATAAGCTAGGGGAGGGTACCAATATGTCAATTGACAGTGTTGGGAGCTTACAGACAAGTAATGGTGGCGGATCTGTTGCGATGTCAATTGATAATAGCAGTGTTGGGTCCAATGATTCCCATACTCGCATGTTGGACCACCAAGGGTTGCGGAGGCGTGCCAATGACAACTACTCTGTTGCACATAGTGCCAATCGTCGCGGAAGAGTTACCCATGCTTTGAGCGATGATGCTTTAGCTCAAGCTCTAATGGACAACAGCTCTCCTACTGAAGGGCTTGATAATTTTGATGAGTGGACAATTGATTTGAGGAAACTCAATATGGGTGAGCCTTTTGCACAAGGAGCCTTTGGGAAACTCTACAGAGGTACTTACAATGGTGAAGATGTTGCTATTAAAATATTGGAGAGGCCGGAAAATGATCCAGCAAAGGCTCAATTGATGGAACAGCAATTCCAGCAGGAGGTCATGATGTTGGCTACCCTAAAGCATCCTAACATAGTTCGATTCATTGGCGCATGCCGTAAGCCAATGGTGTGGTGCATTGTGACCGAGTATGCTAAGGGTGGTTCAGTTCGACAATTTTTAATGAAGCGGCAAAAGCGATCAGTTCCCCTCAAATTGGCTGTCAAGCAAGCTTTGGATGTTGCAAAGGGGATGGCTTATGTTCATGGCCTTGGGTTGATCCACAGGGACTTGAAATCTGATAATCTTTTGATTTTTGGTGACAAGTCAATTAAAATTGCTGACTTTGGAGTTGCCAGAATTGAGGTTCAAACTGAAGGAATGACACCTGAGACTGGAACATACCGTTGGATGGCTCC GTGGTCATGCCTTGATGGGTCACAGTCATTGCATGATGA GGAGATGATCCAGCACAGGCCATACACACAAAAGGTGGATGTATATAGCTTCGGAATTGTTCTATGGGAACTCATCACCGGTATGCTTCCATTTCAGAACATGACAGCAGTGCAGGCAGCATTTGCAGTTGTCAACAAAAATGTTCGTCCGATCATACCCAATGATTGCCTACCTGTTCTCCGTGACATCATGACAAGATGCTGGGATCCCAACCCTGATGTGAGGCCACCATTTGCTGAAGTTGTGGGAATGCTCGAGAATGCAGAGACTGAGATCTTGACAACAGTTCGGAAGGCCCGGTTCAGGTGTTGCATCACTCAACCAATGACTGCTGACTGA
- the LOC108322937 gene encoding serine/threonine-protein kinase STY13 isoform X3, translating to MLEGGAKFPGIIDLNKNNNNYYDFSQGFYHKLGEGTNMSIDSVGSLQTSNGGGSVAMSIDNSSVGSNDSHTRMLDHQGLRRRANDNYSVAHSANRRGRVTHALSDDALAQALMDNSSPTEGLDNFDEWTIDLRKLNMGEPFAQGAFGKLYRGTYNGEDVAIKILERPENDPAKAQLMEQQFQQEVMMLATLKHPNIVRFIGACRKPMVWCIVTEYAKGGSVRQFLMKRQKRSVPLKLAVKQALDVAKGMAYVHGLGLIHRDLKSDNLLIFGDKSIKIADFGVARIEVQTEGMTPETGTYRWMAPWSCLDGSQSLHDE from the exons ATGTTGGAAGGCGGTGCGAAATTCCCGGGAATAATAGAtctcaacaaaaataataacaattactATGATTTCTCTCAGGGCTTCTACCATAAGCTAGGGGAGGGTACCAATATGTCAATTGACAGTGTTGGGAGCTTACAGACAAGTAATGGTGGCGGATCTGTTGCGATGTCAATTGATAATAGCAGTGTTGGGTCCAATGATTCCCATACTCGCATGTTGGACCACCAAGGGTTGCGGAGGCGTGCCAATGACAACTACTCTGTTGCACATAGTGCCAATCGTCGCGGAAGAGTTACCCATGCTTTGAGCGATGATGCTTTAGCTCAAGCTCTAATGGACAACAGCTCTCCTACTGAAGGGCTTGATAATTTTGATGAGTGGACAATTGATTTGAGGAAACTCAATATGGGTGAGCCTTTTGCACAAGGAGCCTTTGGGAAACTCTACAGAGGTACTTACAATGGTGAAGATGTTGCTATTAAAATATTGGAGAGGCCGGAAAATGATCCAGCAAAGGCTCAATTGATGGAACAGCAATTCCAGCAGGAGGTCATGATGTTGGCTACCCTAAAGCATCCTAACATAGTTCGATTCATTGGCGCATGCCGTAAGCCAATGGTGTGGTGCATTGTGACCGAGTATGCTAAGGGTGGTTCAGTTCGACAATTTTTAATGAAGCGGCAAAAGCGATCAGTTCCCCTCAAATTGGCTGTCAAGCAAGCTTTGGATGTTGCAAAGGGGATGGCTTATGTTCATGGCCTTGGGTTGATCCACAGGGACTTGAAATCTGATAATCTTTTGATTTTTGGTGACAAGTCAATTAAAATTGCTGACTTTGGAGTTGCCAGAATTGAGGTTCAAACTGAAGGAATGACACCTGAGACTGGAACATACCGTTGGATGGCTCC GTGGTCATGCCTTGATGGGTCACAGTCATTGCATGATGAGTGA
- the LOC108322937 gene encoding serine/threonine-protein kinase STY13 isoform X4, protein MLEGGAKFPGIIDLNKNNNNYYDFSQGFYHKLGEGTNMSIDSVGSLQTSNGGGSVAMSIDNSSVGSNDSHTRMLDHQGLRRRANDNYSVAHSANRRGRVTHALSDDALAQALMDNSSPTEGLDNFDEWTIDLRKLNMGEPFAQGAFGKLYRGTYNGEDVAIKILERPENDPAKAQLMEQQFQQEVMMLATLKHPNIVRFIGACRKPMVWCIVTEYAKGGSVRQFLMKRQKRSVPLKLAVKQALDVAKGMAYVHGLGLIHRDLKSDNLLIFGDKSIKIADFGVARIEVQTEGMTPETGTYRWMAPVVAHASSCLAGMQ, encoded by the exons ATGTTGGAAGGCGGTGCGAAATTCCCGGGAATAATAGAtctcaacaaaaataataacaattactATGATTTCTCTCAGGGCTTCTACCATAAGCTAGGGGAGGGTACCAATATGTCAATTGACAGTGTTGGGAGCTTACAGACAAGTAATGGTGGCGGATCTGTTGCGATGTCAATTGATAATAGCAGTGTTGGGTCCAATGATTCCCATACTCGCATGTTGGACCACCAAGGGTTGCGGAGGCGTGCCAATGACAACTACTCTGTTGCACATAGTGCCAATCGTCGCGGAAGAGTTACCCATGCTTTGAGCGATGATGCTTTAGCTCAAGCTCTAATGGACAACAGCTCTCCTACTGAAGGGCTTGATAATTTTGATGAGTGGACAATTGATTTGAGGAAACTCAATATGGGTGAGCCTTTTGCACAAGGAGCCTTTGGGAAACTCTACAGAGGTACTTACAATGGTGAAGATGTTGCTATTAAAATATTGGAGAGGCCGGAAAATGATCCAGCAAAGGCTCAATTGATGGAACAGCAATTCCAGCAGGAGGTCATGATGTTGGCTACCCTAAAGCATCCTAACATAGTTCGATTCATTGGCGCATGCCGTAAGCCAATGGTGTGGTGCATTGTGACCGAGTATGCTAAGGGTGGTTCAGTTCGACAATTTTTAATGAAGCGGCAAAAGCGATCAGTTCCCCTCAAATTGGCTGTCAAGCAAGCTTTGGATGTTGCAAAGGGGATGGCTTATGTTCATGGCCTTGGGTTGATCCACAGGGACTTGAAATCTGATAATCTTTTGATTTTTGGTGACAAGTCAATTAAAATTGCTGACTTTGGAGTTGCCAGAATTGAGGTTCAAACTGAAGGAATGACACCTGAGACTGGAACATACCGTTGGATGGCTCC GGTTGTGGCACATGCATCTAGTTGCCTGGCTGGAATGCAATAA
- the LOC108322937 gene encoding serine/threonine-protein kinase STY13 isoform X5, whose protein sequence is MLEGGAKFPGIIDLNKNNNNYYDFSQGFYHKLGEGTNMSIDSVGSLQTSNGGGSVAMSIDNSSVGSNDSHTRMLDHQGLRRRANDNYSVAHSANRRGRVTHALSDDALAQALMDNSSPTEGLDNFDEWTIDLRKLNMGEPFAQGAFGKLYRGTYNGEDVAIKILERPENDPAKAQLMEQQFQQEVMMLATLKHPNIVRFIGACRKPMVWCIVTEYAKGGSVRQFLMKRQKRSVPLKLAVKQALDVAKGMAYVHGLGLIHRDLKSDNLLIFGDKSIKIADFGVARIEVQTEGMTPETGTYRWMAPVGNPA, encoded by the exons ATGTTGGAAGGCGGTGCGAAATTCCCGGGAATAATAGAtctcaacaaaaataataacaattactATGATTTCTCTCAGGGCTTCTACCATAAGCTAGGGGAGGGTACCAATATGTCAATTGACAGTGTTGGGAGCTTACAGACAAGTAATGGTGGCGGATCTGTTGCGATGTCAATTGATAATAGCAGTGTTGGGTCCAATGATTCCCATACTCGCATGTTGGACCACCAAGGGTTGCGGAGGCGTGCCAATGACAACTACTCTGTTGCACATAGTGCCAATCGTCGCGGAAGAGTTACCCATGCTTTGAGCGATGATGCTTTAGCTCAAGCTCTAATGGACAACAGCTCTCCTACTGAAGGGCTTGATAATTTTGATGAGTGGACAATTGATTTGAGGAAACTCAATATGGGTGAGCCTTTTGCACAAGGAGCCTTTGGGAAACTCTACAGAGGTACTTACAATGGTGAAGATGTTGCTATTAAAATATTGGAGAGGCCGGAAAATGATCCAGCAAAGGCTCAATTGATGGAACAGCAATTCCAGCAGGAGGTCATGATGTTGGCTACCCTAAAGCATCCTAACATAGTTCGATTCATTGGCGCATGCCGTAAGCCAATGGTGTGGTGCATTGTGACCGAGTATGCTAAGGGTGGTTCAGTTCGACAATTTTTAATGAAGCGGCAAAAGCGATCAGTTCCCCTCAAATTGGCTGTCAAGCAAGCTTTGGATGTTGCAAAGGGGATGGCTTATGTTCATGGCCTTGGGTTGATCCACAGGGACTTGAAATCTGATAATCTTTTGATTTTTGGTGACAAGTCAATTAAAATTGCTGACTTTGGAGTTGCCAGAATTGAGGTTCAAACTGAAGGAATGACACCTGAGACTGGAACATACCGTTGGATGGCTCC AGTTGGCAATCCTGCTTAG